The Pirellulales bacterium genome includes a window with the following:
- a CDS encoding AMP-binding protein: MLDPDSEPWNIRSARTGIVWPALPAGTGSAALALLFQLEQSQWCPAGELRRRQRSQLQAVLAHAYETVEFYHAWFDELRIDPATAAEPETFERLPVLQRRQLQLAGELLKSSRVPPDHGRTTVRVTGGSTGEPVRVEATQWNGLLWRAFTLRDHLWHRRDFNASLAVIRFTDAEATMPPRGQATNNWGAATEGLVATGPAHVLHIKSTTDEQAAWLAERQPEYLLTYPTVVLALARYCRRRGIRLTRLREVRTFGEVLEPEVREACREVWQVPVVDAYSSEEFGYLALQCPAHEHYHVQAENVWLEVLDDAGRPCGPGEVGRVVVTGLHHFAMPLVRYDIGDYAEVGEECPCGRGLPVLRRILGRQRNMLVLPDGRTRWPMIEVRDIAQAFVELPPIAQYQLTQCSLEELELRLVSLRELTPEEEAALTGYLHRGLGYPFRVRYRYVDEIPRSPRGKHEEFRSEVASRNL, translated from the coding sequence ATGCTAGACCCCGATTCGGAGCCCTGGAACATTCGCTCGGCCCGGACGGGAATTGTCTGGCCAGCGCTTCCGGCCGGGACGGGCAGCGCGGCCTTGGCGCTCTTGTTCCAGTTGGAGCAATCGCAATGGTGCCCGGCGGGCGAGTTGCGCCGCCGACAACGCAGTCAGCTCCAGGCGGTGCTCGCGCACGCCTACGAAACGGTCGAGTTCTATCACGCCTGGTTCGACGAGCTGCGCATCGACCCGGCCACCGCGGCCGAGCCCGAGACGTTCGAGCGCTTGCCTGTACTCCAGCGCCGGCAGTTGCAGCTTGCCGGCGAACTGCTCAAAAGCTCGCGCGTGCCGCCGGACCACGGCCGCACGACCGTGCGGGTCACCGGCGGTTCGACGGGCGAGCCGGTCCGCGTCGAAGCGACGCAGTGGAACGGTCTGCTCTGGCGGGCCTTCACGCTGCGCGATCACCTATGGCATCGACGCGATTTCAACGCGAGCTTGGCCGTGATTCGCTTTACCGACGCCGAGGCCACGATGCCGCCGCGGGGTCAGGCGACCAACAACTGGGGTGCGGCCACCGAGGGGCTCGTGGCCACCGGGCCCGCGCACGTCCTGCACATCAAGAGCACCACCGACGAACAGGCGGCGTGGCTCGCCGAGCGGCAGCCCGAATACCTGCTCACCTATCCGACCGTGGTGCTCGCTTTGGCGCGCTATTGCCGCCGGCGCGGCATTCGGCTCACCCGGCTGCGCGAGGTGCGCACCTTCGGCGAAGTGCTCGAGCCGGAAGTTCGCGAAGCCTGTCGAGAGGTCTGGCAGGTCCCGGTGGTCGACGCCTACAGCTCCGAGGAATTCGGGTACCTGGCCCTGCAATGCCCCGCGCATGAGCATTATCACGTGCAGGCAGAAAACGTGTGGCTCGAGGTGCTCGACGATGCGGGCCGGCCCTGCGGTCCGGGTGAGGTGGGCCGGGTCGTCGTGACAGGACTGCATCACTTCGCCATGCCCTTGGTTCGCTACGACATCGGCGATTATGCCGAGGTCGGCGAAGAGTGTCCCTGCGGGCGAGGCCTGCCGGTGCTGCGGCGCATTCTCGGCCGCCAGCGCAACATGCTCGTCTTGCCCGACGGGCGCACGCGGTGGCCCATGATCGAGGTTCGCGACATCGCCCAGGCCTTTGTCGAGCTACCGCCGATTGCCCAGTATCAGCTCACGCAATGCAGCTTGGAGGAACTGGAGCTGCGTCTCGTATCCTTGCGCGAGCTCACGCCCGAAGAAGAGGCGGCGTTGACCGGCTACCTGCATCGTGGGTTGGGCTACCCGTTTCGAGTTCGCTATCGCTATGTCGACGAGATCCCCCGCTCGCCGCGAGGGAAGCATGAGGAGTTTCGCTCGGAGGTCGCGTCGCGTAACTTGTGA